Proteins encoded together in one Riemerella anatipestifer window:
- a CDS encoding 3-oxoacyl-ACP synthase III family protein, which yields MQRSVIRGLGYYVPDNVVTNDDLSKLMTTSDEWITERTGIKERRHRKNRCDAEETTAYLGFKAAEKAIKNAGLEAKDIDYIIFATLSPDYYFPGCGVLLQEMLGCNTIGALDVRNQCSGFVYAMSVADAFIKANVYKNILVVGAEIHSFGLDFSDEGRGVSVIFGDGAGAMVLSAANSEESGNVLAVNMHSEGKYAEELAVKFPGTKYGWSDRLINDADAITKQELYPYMNGNFVFKHAVTRFPESILEALDKAGKKVEDLDILIPHQANIRIAQYVQQLLKLPEDKVFINIQKYGNTTAASIPIALCEAVEEGRIKRGDLVCLAAFGSGFTWGSVLFEY from the coding sequence ATGCAAAGAAGTGTTATAAGAGGATTGGGTTATTATGTTCCTGATAATGTAGTAACTAATGATGATTTGTCAAAACTAATGACCACGAGTGATGAGTGGATAACGGAGAGAACGGGGATTAAAGAAAGAAGACATCGTAAAAATAGATGTGATGCAGAAGAAACTACGGCTTATCTAGGTTTTAAGGCTGCAGAAAAAGCAATTAAAAATGCAGGATTGGAGGCTAAGGATATAGATTATATTATCTTTGCTACACTATCGCCTGATTATTATTTCCCTGGTTGTGGAGTGCTTTTGCAAGAAATGTTAGGCTGCAATACAATAGGAGCTTTAGATGTTAGAAACCAATGCTCTGGTTTTGTTTATGCTATGAGTGTAGCAGATGCTTTTATAAAAGCGAATGTTTATAAAAACATATTAGTGGTAGGTGCAGAAATACACTCTTTTGGATTAGATTTTTCTGATGAAGGTAGAGGAGTTTCAGTTATTTTTGGAGATGGGGCAGGGGCAATGGTGTTATCAGCTGCTAACTCTGAAGAGTCAGGAAATGTTTTAGCGGTTAATATGCATTCTGAAGGAAAATATGCAGAGGAATTAGCAGTGAAATTCCCAGGTACTAAATATGGCTGGAGCGACCGTTTAATAAACGATGCAGATGCCATCACTAAGCAAGAGTTATATCCTTATATGAATGGTAACTTTGTATTTAAACACGCGGTTACTCGTTTCCCCGAAAGTATTTTGGAAGCATTGGATAAAGCAGGGAAAAAAGTAGAAGATTTAGATATATTGATACCACACCAAGCCAATATTAGAATTGCACAGTATGTTCAGCAATTACTTAAATTGCCTGAAGATAAGGTGTTTATCAATATACAGAAATATGGTAATACAACGGCTGCTTCTATTCCGATTGCTCTTTGCGAAGCTGTAGAAGAAGGAAGAATAAAAAGAGGTGATTTGGTTTGCCTTGCGGCTTTTGGTAGTGGGTTTACGTGGGGAAGTGTCTTATTTGAGTACTAA
- the pyrF gene encoding orotidine-5'-phosphate decarboxylase, which yields MNLKKDFFLECYQLGIINFGKFTLKSGIESPFYVDLRPLASDPKILKKLASYLLNLTDTQDTELICGVPYAALPMATAMSLESEIPLIIKRKEAKAYGTKKLIEGIYKEGQKCLLVEDVITSGKSLLETIPEVEKEGIKVTDIVVVLDREQGGKELLEKQGYRVHTLFGIREVCEMLYKEDLLSAEEITQINQFLDGNPIQFQEKKRISYESKIAHAKQPVAKRLLEIALEKQSNLIASADVITTKELLDFADKVGPNIVALKTHIDIITDFDFDNTILPLKDLAQKHNFLLMEDRKFADIGNTQELQYSYGVYRISSWANLITSQVIGGASSLDYFLNSGVIAILGMSSEGTLTDANYREKAIKIAQTHPNVIGGVSQDALPEEMLLFTPGINLEDKGDSKGQQYNTPEHAFKKLHTDFIIVGRGIYKSDDAEQASLKYKIEGWKAYQESL from the coding sequence ATGAATCTAAAAAAAGACTTTTTCCTAGAGTGCTATCAACTAGGAATTATTAACTTTGGAAAGTTTACACTAAAAAGTGGTATAGAAAGTCCATTTTATGTGGATTTAAGACCATTAGCTTCCGACCCTAAAATTCTTAAAAAACTAGCTTCTTACCTCTTGAATCTTACAGATACACAAGATACAGAGTTGATCTGTGGCGTACCTTATGCTGCTCTACCTATGGCAACAGCAATGTCTTTAGAGAGTGAAATACCGCTCATAATTAAAAGAAAGGAAGCTAAAGCCTATGGTACTAAAAAACTGATAGAAGGAATTTATAAAGAAGGGCAAAAATGCCTTTTAGTAGAAGATGTGATTACCAGCGGTAAATCTTTACTTGAAACTATCCCTGAAGTTGAAAAAGAAGGGATTAAAGTAACCGATATTGTAGTAGTGCTAGACAGAGAACAAGGTGGAAAAGAACTGTTAGAAAAGCAAGGCTACCGTGTGCATACACTATTTGGAATAAGAGAAGTATGCGAAATGCTTTACAAAGAAGACTTATTGTCGGCAGAGGAAATAACGCAAATAAATCAGTTTTTAGACGGAAATCCTATTCAGTTTCAGGAGAAAAAAAGAATTTCTTATGAGTCTAAAATAGCTCACGCTAAACAGCCTGTTGCCAAAAGATTATTAGAAATAGCCTTAGAAAAACAATCTAACCTTATAGCTTCTGCTGATGTTATTACAACTAAGGAACTACTAGACTTTGCTGACAAGGTAGGACCTAATATCGTCGCTTTAAAAACGCACATTGACATCATCACCGATTTTGATTTTGACAATACCATACTTCCGCTCAAAGATTTAGCACAAAAGCATAATTTCTTATTGATGGAAGACCGAAAATTTGCGGATATTGGTAATACTCAAGAGCTACAGTATTCTTATGGAGTGTATCGCATTTCGTCTTGGGCGAATTTAATTACTTCACAAGTGATTGGTGGAGCTTCTTCATTAGATTATTTCTTAAATTCGGGTGTGATTGCCATTTTAGGAATGTCCTCCGAAGGTACACTTACAGATGCTAACTACCGTGAGAAAGCTATTAAAATTGCACAAACGCACCCTAATGTTATAGGTGGCGTTTCTCAAGATGCTTTACCTGAAGAGATGCTTCTTTTCACACCAGGTATTAATCTTGAAGACAAAGGCGATTCTAAAGGACAGCAATACAACACGCCTGAACACGCCTTTAAAAAACTCCATACCGATTTTATAATCGTAGGTAGAGGTATTTACAAATCTGATGATGCAGAACAAGCTTCTCTAAAGTATAAAATAGAGGGTTGGAAGGCTTATCAAGAATCGTTATAA